One stretch of Pararhizobium qamdonense DNA includes these proteins:
- a CDS encoding diacylglycerol kinase, which yields MYLNEDYRGMASEKPVKKQTGIRHFFAAATYSFGGAKRLLGEAAFRHELGAFAIAMVAFAVTGATLFQYVAAFVLFLLMIAFEALNTAIEEIVDRVSPEISEMGKNAKDLGSLACLCMILANAGYVAYVVVLSHLFGI from the coding sequence ATGTATCTGAACGAGGACTATCGTGGAATGGCCAGTGAGAAGCCGGTAAAAAAGCAGACGGGAATCCGGCATTTCTTTGCGGCTGCCACCTATTCCTTCGGCGGTGCCAAGCGGCTGCTCGGCGAAGCGGCGTTTCGCCATGAGCTCGGCGCCTTTGCCATCGCGATGGTCGCATTTGCCGTGACGGGTGCAACCCTGTTCCAGTATGTCGCGGCCTTCGTGTTGTTCCTGCTGATGATCGCATTCGAGGCGCTGAATACGGCGATCGAGGAAATCGTCGATCGCGTTTCGCCGGAAATTTCAGAAATGGGCAAAAATGCCAAGGATCTGGGCTCGCTCGCCTGCCTGTGCATGATCCTCGCCAATGCGGGCTATGTCGCCTATGTCGTGGTTCTCTCCCATCTCTTCGGTATTTGA
- a CDS encoding iron ABC transporter substrate-binding protein yields MALAALFAGTGATVALAQDDIGIVVYNAQHESLGVAWAEAFTKETGIKVTLRKGSDMEFANQIVQEGAASPADVFLTENSPAMSLVDGAGLFEPVAADTLAQVPENFRPSNGHWTGVAARSTVFAYDKTKLTEDKLPKSMLDLADPSWKGRWAASPSGADFQAIVSALLSLKGEEATASWLKAMKENFTAYKGNSTAMKAVNAGEVEGAVIYHYYYFGDQAKTGENSRNVALHFFKNEDPGAFVSISGGGVLASSQHKENAQKFLAWITGKGGQGILRDGTSFEYAVGNGEASNKALPALSELQYPKVDPATLNSAKVTDLMTDAGLL; encoded by the coding sequence ATGGCGCTCGCGGCCCTTTTCGCCGGCACGGGCGCGACCGTTGCGCTCGCTCAGGACGATATCGGCATCGTCGTCTATAATGCGCAGCACGAAAGCCTCGGCGTCGCCTGGGCCGAAGCCTTTACCAAGGAAACCGGTATCAAGGTGACGCTGCGCAAGGGCAGCGATATGGAATTCGCCAACCAGATCGTCCAGGAAGGGGCCGCATCGCCGGCCGACGTGTTCCTGACGGAAAATTCGCCGGCCATGTCGCTTGTGGATGGCGCCGGGCTGTTCGAGCCGGTCGCCGCCGATACGCTGGCGCAGGTGCCCGAGAATTTCCGCCCGTCGAACGGCCATTGGACCGGCGTTGCCGCCCGCTCCACTGTGTTTGCCTATGACAAGACCAAGCTGACCGAAGACAAGCTGCCGAAGTCGATGCTGGATCTGGCCGATCCGAGCTGGAAGGGCCGCTGGGCCGCTTCGCCGTCCGGCGCCGACTTCCAGGCGATCGTCAGCGCGCTTCTGTCGCTGAAGGGTGAAGAGGCGACGGCCTCCTGGCTGAAGGCGATGAAGGAAAACTTTACCGCCTACAAGGGAAATTCGACGGCGATGAAGGCCGTCAATGCCGGGGAAGTCGAAGGGGCGGTGATCTATCACTACTACTATTTCGGCGATCAGGCGAAGACCGGCGAAAACAGCAGGAATGTCGCGCTGCATTTCTTCAAGAACGAAGATCCCGGTGCCTTCGTCAGCATTTCCGGCGGCGGCGTGCTCGCGTCCAGCCAGCACAAGGAGAATGCCCAGAAATTCCTCGCCTGGATCACCGGCAAGGGCGGGCAGGGCATCCTGCGCGATGGTACCTCGTTCGAATATGCCGTCGGCAATGGCGAAGCCTCCAACAAGGCCCTGCCGGCTCTCTCCGAGCTGCAGTACCCGAAGGTCGATCCGGCCACGCTCAACAGCGCAAAAGTCACAGACCTGATGACGGACGCCGGTCTGCTGTGA
- a CDS encoding ABC transporter permease: protein MIAAKGRSRVPYLVVTIVAAFVSLVSLVPLGFIAWISVQTGWETATKLIFRGRVGELLVNTALLELCTLPITIAMSVALAWLTERTDLPGARLWSMLAVAPLAVPAFVHSYAWISLVPGLHGLTGGVLVSVLAYFPFLYLPVAAQLRRLDPAIEDAAASLGLNPWQVFFRAVLPQLRLAICGGSLLVGLHLLAEYGLYVMIRFDTFSTAIVDQFQSAFNGPAANMLAGVLVSCCLLLLVIEAVARGGERYARVGSGAARPADKRRLGRMLVPALALNAATAALAIGVPFVTLTRWLYIGGGDIWRIDLVGGAFGQTVLLAIAGGMLATIAAAPMAWLSVRAPGRLQRVLEACHYYVGSLPGVVVALALVTITVRLVLPLYQTFATLFLAYIMLFLPRAMVGLRTSIAQAPVELERAAMALGRTPFQAVRQTTMRLAAPGIAASTALVALGITNELTATLMLSPTGVETLATKFWSLTSEIDYVAAAPYAVMMVLLSLPLTFLLYVQSRRATGQ from the coding sequence ATCATCGCCGCCAAGGGACGGTCCAGGGTTCCCTATCTCGTCGTCACGATCGTTGCCGCCTTCGTGTCGCTGGTCAGCCTCGTGCCGCTGGGCTTCATTGCCTGGATTTCGGTGCAGACCGGCTGGGAAACCGCCACGAAACTGATTTTTCGCGGCCGTGTCGGTGAGTTGCTGGTCAATACGGCGCTGCTGGAACTGTGCACATTGCCGATCACCATCGCGATGTCCGTCGCGCTTGCCTGGCTGACCGAGCGCACCGACCTGCCCGGTGCGAGGCTCTGGTCGATGCTGGCCGTGGCGCCGCTTGCCGTGCCGGCCTTCGTACACAGCTATGCCTGGATCAGCCTGGTGCCGGGCCTGCATGGCCTGACCGGCGGCGTGCTGGTATCAGTTCTCGCCTATTTCCCGTTTCTCTATCTGCCGGTGGCGGCACAGTTGCGCCGTCTCGACCCGGCGATCGAGGATGCGGCGGCGTCGCTTGGCCTCAACCCGTGGCAGGTGTTTTTCCGCGCCGTGCTGCCGCAGCTGCGGCTGGCGATCTGTGGCGGCTCGCTTCTGGTGGGCCTGCATCTTCTGGCCGAATACGGGCTCTATGTGATGATCCGGTTCGACACGTTTTCCACCGCGATCGTCGATCAGTTCCAGTCGGCCTTCAACGGCCCGGCGGCGAATATGCTGGCCGGCGTGCTGGTATCGTGCTGCCTGCTGCTTCTGGTCATCGAGGCGGTGGCGCGCGGCGGCGAGCGGTATGCGCGGGTGGGGTCCGGCGCGGCTCGGCCGGCCGACAAACGCCGGCTCGGGCGCATGCTTGTCCCGGCCCTCGCGCTCAATGCGGCAACGGCTGCCCTTGCGATCGGCGTGCCGTTCGTGACGCTGACGCGCTGGCTCTATATCGGCGGCGGCGACATCTGGCGGATCGATCTTGTCGGCGGCGCGTTCGGGCAGACGGTGCTTTTGGCCATTGCCGGCGGCATGCTCGCGACGATCGCGGCGGCCCCCATGGCATGGCTGTCGGTGCGCGCGCCGGGGCGGCTGCAGCGGGTGCTGGAAGCGTGCCACTATTATGTCGGCTCGCTGCCCGGCGTCGTGGTGGCGCTGGCGCTGGTGACGATCACGGTGCGGCTGGTGCTGCCGCTCTACCAGACATTCGCGACGCTGTTTCTTGCCTATATCATGCTGTTTCTGCCGCGTGCCATGGTCGGGTTGCGCACCAGCATCGCGCAGGCGCCGGTCGAGCTCGAGCGGGCCGCCATGGCGCTTGGCCGCACGCCGTTTCAGGCGGTGCGCCAGACGACGATGCGGCTGGCAGCGCCCGGCATTGCCGCCAGCACCGCGCTGGTGGCGCTCGGCATTACCAACGAGCTGACGGCAACGCTGATGCTGTCGCCCACCGGCGTCGAGACGCTGGCGACGAAATTCTGGTCGCTGACCAGCGAGATCGACTATGTGGCGGCGGCACCCTATGCGGTGATGATGGTGCTTCTGTCCCTGCCGCTCACCTTCCTCCTTTACGTGCAATCCAGACGGGCAACCGGACAATGA
- a CDS encoding ABC transporter ATP-binding protein encodes MTFLTLDAISKSYGPTVALDAIGMNIAAGGRTAIVGPSGSGKTTLLRIIAGFETPDSGSLVLDGKMLAGPGTLVPAHRRGIGIVSQDGALFPHLTVADNIGFGLPKNAPGRSQRVTELMEMVELDGVMASRRPHQLSGGQQQRVALARALALKPRLMLLDEPFSALDTGLRDTLRRAVARVLRAAGTTAILVTHDQAEALSFADQVAVLRQGRLVQFGSPRALYGKPKDRETATFLGEAILLDASIASGRAQCALGSLAVEAGLKSGKATVMLRPEQIRLKTAATGTKIEGPFGRVDDVEFGGGNCMVLVRIDRSDRAMPDFLSIKCVGADIPEPGDLVGISVQGMAHVLPD; translated from the coding sequence ATGACGTTTCTGACACTCGATGCCATCAGCAAATCCTACGGCCCGACGGTGGCGCTCGACGCCATCGGCATGAACATTGCTGCGGGCGGGCGAACGGCGATCGTCGGGCCGTCCGGATCCGGCAAGACGACGCTGTTGCGCATCATCGCCGGTTTCGAGACGCCCGATAGCGGCTCGCTGGTGCTCGACGGCAAGATGCTTGCCGGTCCCGGCACATTGGTTCCTGCGCACCGGCGCGGCATCGGCATCGTGTCCCAGGATGGCGCGCTGTTTCCGCATCTGACAGTTGCCGACAATATCGGCTTCGGATTGCCGAAGAATGCGCCGGGGCGCAGCCAGCGGGTCACCGAGCTGATGGAGATGGTGGAGCTTGACGGCGTGATGGCCTCGCGGCGGCCGCATCAGCTCTCCGGCGGACAGCAGCAGCGGGTGGCGCTCGCCAGGGCGCTGGCGCTGAAACCCCGGCTGATGCTGCTCGACGAACCGTTTTCGGCGCTGGATACCGGGCTTCGCGATACATTGCGGCGGGCGGTGGCGCGCGTGCTGAGGGCGGCGGGAACGACGGCGATCCTGGTGACGCATGACCAGGCCGAGGCTTTGTCCTTTGCCGATCAGGTGGCCGTGTTGCGGCAGGGCAGGCTCGTGCAGTTCGGCTCGCCCCGCGCCCTTTACGGCAAGCCGAAAGACCGGGAAACGGCGACCTTTCTCGGCGAGGCCATCCTGCTGGATGCGAGCATTGCCTCCGGGCGGGCGCAATGCGCTCTGGGATCTCTGGCGGTCGAAGCGGGGCTGAAATCAGGCAAGGCGACCGTGATGCTGCGGCCCGAGCAGATCCGGCTGAAGACCGCCGCCACTGGAACCAAGATAGAGGGCCCGTTCGGGCGCGTCGATGACGTCGAGTTCGGCGGCGGCAACTGCATGGTTCTCGTGCGCATCGATCGCAGTGATCGGGCCATGCCCGACTTCCTGTCGATCAAATGCGTCGGCGCCGACATTCCCGAGCCCGGCGATCTCGTCGGGATCAGCGTGCAGGGCATGGCGCATGTTCTGCCGGACTGA
- a CDS encoding sensor histidine kinase encodes MSKGVSTSADKNIVDKSRSHRNTAVSKAVRTTRERLQAGPSNASGFDKEMLGLHVDTMLHGAAAMPLFIIVVTGIGIYLSQQLDILPWGIAALCVNAIGILIARRAKAVEIAADKVSYWRSRFLFAQIVIGFCWAAFVFQDCDSCGETNFGIYKAAVLLIALAATAMGTFLLRNALLFTYVPVIAALSGLTFKTGNSGYFSLTVVLLTLLLFLVFMTNRMHRGNVHILSVQSEKDDLIAELEVAKSMSDEARRRAEEANMAKSRFLASMSHELRTPLNAILGFSEVMSTEVLGPLNNPIYKEYTGDIHRSGQHLLDLINEILDLSRIEAGKYDLNEEAIHLVEITEDCIGMVQLRARTKNISITEQFEYGMPSVWVDEKAMRQVVLNLLSNAVKFTPSGGEISVKVGWTAGGGQYLSIKDNGPGIPEDEIPVVLSAFGQGSIAIKSAEQGTGLGLPIVQAILAKHNGDFLLRSKLREGTEAIAILPSKRVLQSIPAIEDAPAVERRRKSFA; translated from the coding sequence ATGAGTAAGGGCGTCAGCACATCGGCCGACAAGAATATCGTCGATAAATCGCGCAGCCACCGCAACACTGCGGTGTCCAAAGCCGTGCGCACGACCCGCGAACGCCTGCAGGCCGGCCCCTCCAATGCCTCCGGCTTCGACAAGGAGATGCTCGGTCTTCACGTCGATACCATGCTGCACGGCGCAGCCGCCATGCCGCTTTTCATCATCGTGGTCACCGGCATCGGCATCTACCTGTCGCAACAGCTCGATATTCTCCCCTGGGGGATTGCGGCCTTATGCGTGAATGCCATCGGCATTCTGATCGCGCGCCGGGCAAAGGCGGTGGAAATCGCAGCAGACAAGGTGTCCTACTGGCGCAGCCGTTTCCTGTTTGCCCAGATCGTCATCGGCTTCTGCTGGGCGGCATTCGTCTTTCAGGATTGCGATAGCTGCGGCGAAACCAATTTCGGCATCTACAAAGCCGCCGTGCTGCTGATTGCGCTCGCGGCCACGGCCATGGGCACGTTTCTGCTGCGCAATGCCCTGCTCTTCACCTATGTGCCGGTCATTGCCGCGCTGAGCGGCCTGACCTTTAAAACCGGCAATTCCGGTTATTTCTCGCTGACCGTCGTGCTCCTGACATTGCTGCTCTTCCTCGTCTTCATGACCAACCGCATGCATCGCGGCAATGTGCATATCCTCTCTGTCCAGTCGGAAAAGGACGATCTGATCGCCGAACTCGAAGTTGCCAAGTCGATGTCGGATGAGGCGCGCCGCCGCGCCGAGGAAGCCAATATGGCAAAGTCGCGCTTCCTCGCCTCCATGTCGCATGAATTGCGCACGCCCTTGAATGCCATTCTCGGCTTCTCCGAGGTGATGTCGACGGAAGTGCTCGGGCCGCTCAACAATCCGATCTACAAGGAATATACCGGCGATATCCATCGCTCAGGCCAGCACCTGCTCGATCTCATCAACGAAATCCTCGACCTCTCGCGCATCGAGGCCGGCAAATACGATCTCAACGAGGAGGCCATCCATCTGGTCGAGATCACCGAGGATTGCATCGGCATGGTGCAGCTGCGCGCCCGCACCAAGAATATCAGCATCACCGAACAGTTCGAGTATGGCATGCCGTCGGTCTGGGTTGACGAAAAGGCGATGCGCCAGGTGGTGCTGAACCTGTTGTCGAATGCGGTGAAATTCACGCCATCGGGCGGCGAGATTTCGGTGAAGGTCGGCTGGACGGCTGGCGGTGGCCAGTATCTGTCCATCAAGGACAACGGCCCCGGCATTCCCGAAGACGAAATCCCCGTCGTGCTGTCGGCCTTTGGCCAGGGCTCGATTGCCATCAAGAGCGCCGAACAGGGAACGGGGCTTGGCCTGCCGATCGTTCAGGCGATCCTTGCCAAGCACAATGGCGACTTCCTTCTGCGCTCGAAACTGCGCGAAGGCACCGAGGCGATCGCCATTCTGCCGTCAAAGCGCGTTCTTCAGAGCATCCCGGCCATCGAGGATGCCCCGGCTGTCGAGCGCCGCCGCAAAAGCTTCGCTTAG
- a CDS encoding thermonuclease family protein → MKCVFLIIRDLLLTALILLFVGLVAVRLEAPQEALSGRVRVVDGDTLVLDGQRIRLVGIDAPELRQVCRRNQQEWPCGGAARTYLTNLIGNAQATCDAEGSDRYQRLLAVCRVANRSLNAAMVDGGYAVAFGDYESQEAVARQKRLGIWDGTFDAPRTWRQTHGGMDEMPHIPEGWLGKLVSRIGEAIGTVMSKVWHE, encoded by the coding sequence ATGAAGTGCGTATTCCTGATCATCCGCGACCTGCTCCTGACCGCGCTGATCCTTTTGTTCGTGGGGCTTGTGGCGGTGCGGCTCGAGGCGCCGCAGGAGGCCTTGTCCGGCCGCGTGCGGGTTGTCGATGGCGATACGCTGGTGCTTGACGGCCAGCGTATCCGGCTGGTGGGTATCGATGCGCCGGAATTGCGGCAGGTCTGCCGGCGTAACCAGCAGGAATGGCCCTGCGGCGGCGCGGCCAGGACCTATCTTACAAACCTGATCGGCAATGCCCAGGCGACCTGCGATGCCGAGGGCAGCGATCGATATCAGCGGCTTCTTGCCGTTTGCCGGGTTGCAAACCGCAGCCTCAACGCGGCGATGGTCGATGGCGGTTATGCCGTGGCATTCGGGGACTACGAAAGCCAGGAAGCCGTTGCCCGGCAAAAGCGGCTCGGAATTTGGGACGGCACGTTCGACGCGCCACGCACATGGCGCCAGACGCATGGTGGAATGGACGAGATGCCCCATATTCCGGAGGGATGGCTGGGCAAGCTTGTGTCACGGATCGGCGAGGCGATCGGGACTGTAATGTCAAAGGTATGGCATGAGTGA
- a CDS encoding uracil-DNA glycosylase family protein: MSDGREDGRDGQADGLEGLRAAIAACRICRDAPARGPDDRLPHEPRPVAVISSAARILISGQAPGLRVHESGLPFNDASGDRLRQWLGVDRATFYDRNLFAIVPMGFCFPGYDAHGSDLPPRRECAPRWRREVVDAMPQIELVLAIGQYAQGWHLGERQARTMTETVRNWRAHLGSNTGPPVLALPHPSWRNTGWLKKNPWFAEDVLPVLRERVEKLII, encoded by the coding sequence ATGAGTGACGGCCGGGAGGATGGACGTGACGGGCAGGCGGATGGGCTGGAAGGCCTGCGGGCGGCGATTGCAGCCTGCCGGATCTGCCGCGATGCGCCGGCACGGGGGCCTGACGACCGCCTGCCGCACGAACCACGCCCGGTCGCCGTGATCTCATCGGCAGCCCGCATCCTGATCTCCGGCCAGGCGCCCGGACTGCGCGTCCACGAAAGCGGTCTGCCGTTCAACGACGCGTCGGGCGACCGGCTGCGGCAGTGGCTCGGTGTTGACCGCGCTACGTTCTATGATCGCAACCTCTTTGCCATCGTGCCGATGGGTTTCTGTTTTCCGGGGTATGACGCGCATGGCAGCGACTTGCCGCCGCGCCGGGAATGCGCGCCGCGCTGGCGCCGCGAGGTCGTGGATGCCATGCCGCAGATCGAGCTCGTGCTCGCCATCGGCCAATATGCGCAGGGCTGGCATCTGGGTGAGCGGCAGGCCCGCACCATGACCGAAACCGTGCGCAACTGGCGCGCGCATCTTGGGTCCAATACCGGGCCGCCGGTCCTCGCGCTGCCGCATCCAAGCTGGCGCAATACCGGCTGGCTGAAGAAAAATCCTTGGTTTGCCGAGGATGTCCTGCCGGTGCTGCGCGAGCGAGTGGAAAAATTGATAATCTGA
- a CDS encoding Lrp/AsnC family transcriptional regulator yields MDRLDRKILRLLQEDSTLAVADLAKKVGLSTTPCWRRIQKMEEDGVIRGRVALLDPAKVNTKVTVFVSIRTNTHSIEWLKRFSEVVGEFPEVVEFYRMSGDVDYLLRVVVPDIAAYDAFYKRLITKIEIRDVSSVFAMEQIKYTTQLPLDYMVIDQAKSSED; encoded by the coding sequence ATGGATCGTCTTGACCGCAAAATCCTGCGCCTGTTGCAGGAGGATTCCACGCTCGCCGTTGCCGACCTGGCTAAAAAGGTCGGCCTGTCCACCACGCCCTGCTGGCGCCGCATCCAGAAGATGGAAGAGGATGGCGTGATCCGGGGCCGTGTGGCGCTTCTCGATCCGGCGAAGGTCAATACGAAAGTCACGGTCTTCGTGTCGATCCGCACCAACACCCATTCGATCGAATGGTTGAAGCGCTTTTCCGAAGTGGTCGGCGAGTTTCCGGAAGTGGTCGAATTCTACCGCATGAGCGGCGATGTCGATTATCTCCTGCGCGTCGTCGTGCCCGACATTGCCGCCTATGACGCCTTCTACAAGAGGCTGATCACCAAGATCGAAATCCGCGACGTCTCATCGGTCTTTGCGATGGAGCAGATCAAATATACCACGCAGCTGCCGCTGGACTACATGGTGATCGACCAGGCGAAGTCCAGCGAGGACTGA
- a CDS encoding ribbon-helix-helix domain-containing protein, which produces MGIVEKVTVSLPQETAEFLRSEVENGSYASPSDIVGEAVQEWKERRDLLGYSPKELNILVSEAEGSGSSPFATMDELKAEARRLYLSTQR; this is translated from the coding sequence ATGGGCATTGTGGAGAAAGTGACGGTGTCGTTGCCGCAGGAAACTGCCGAGTTCCTCCGGTCCGAGGTGGAAAACGGTTCCTATGCTTCACCAAGCGATATTGTTGGTGAAGCCGTCCAGGAATGGAAGGAACGGCGCGATCTCCTGGGATATTCCCCTAAAGAGCTTAACATCTTAGTCAGCGAAGCCGAGGGCAGCGGCTCCAGCCCATTTGCGACAATGGATGAGCTGAAAGCCGAGGCACGCCGCCTTTATTTGTCCACGCAGAGATGA
- a CDS encoding type II toxin-antitoxin system RelE/ParE family toxin produces MRILVRTGAADTDLIDVWIYLAPRNLAAADQLLDTFQKGFERLLIYPESGQRRDDISPGLRHLTLGNHLILYRYDGEAVTILRVLHGRRNITPDSVE; encoded by the coding sequence ATGCGTATCCTCGTGCGCACCGGAGCAGCCGACACTGATCTGATTGATGTATGGATCTATCTTGCTCCGAGAAACCTGGCAGCGGCTGACCAACTCCTCGACACATTTCAAAAAGGTTTCGAGCGGCTGCTTATCTATCCTGAGTCCGGCCAGCGCCGTGATGACATATCACCAGGGCTACGGCATTTGACGCTTGGAAATCACCTCATTCTTTACCGTTACGACGGGGAGGCTGTGACGATCCTGAGGGTCCTTCATGGCCGCCGGAATATCACGCCAGACAGCGTCGAATGA
- a CDS encoding NAD(P)-dependent oxidoreductase: protein MANVAFIGLGVMGYPMAGHLKVKGGHALTVYNRTAAKSEKWAAQFGGRAVATPAEAAEGADFVFCCVGNDDDLRSVTTGKGGAFETLKAGAIFIDNTTASAEVARELDAAATARSAHFVDAPVSGGQAGAENGVLTVMCGGDPAVFERAKPIIDAYARMVGLMGPAGSGQLTKMVNQICIAGLVQGLAEGIHFGKRAGLDIEKVIEVISKGAAGSWQMENRHKTMNAGQYDFGFAVDWMRKDLGIVLTEARSNGAKLPVTALVDQFYADVQDMGGKRWDTSSLLARLESK, encoded by the coding sequence ATGGCAAATGTCGCGTTCATTGGTCTTGGCGTCATGGGATATCCGATGGCCGGTCACCTCAAGGTCAAGGGCGGTCACGCGCTGACGGTCTATAACCGCACGGCCGCGAAGTCCGAAAAATGGGCGGCGCAATTTGGCGGACGCGCGGTTGCGACACCGGCCGAAGCGGCTGAAGGCGCCGATTTCGTGTTCTGCTGTGTCGGCAATGACGATGACCTGCGCTCGGTGACGACGGGCAAGGGCGGCGCCTTCGAAACGCTGAAGGCCGGCGCCATTTTTATCGACAATACCACGGCCTCCGCCGAGGTTGCCCGCGAACTCGATGCGGCCGCCACCGCCCGCAGCGCCCATTTCGTCGACGCGCCCGTCTCCGGCGGCCAGGCGGGTGCTGAAAACGGCGTGCTGACGGTGATGTGCGGCGGCGATCCCGCCGTGTTCGAGCGCGCCAAACCCATCATCGACGCCTATGCCCGCATGGTCGGCCTGATGGGACCGGCCGGCTCCGGCCAGCTGACCAAGATGGTCAACCAAATCTGCATCGCCGGCCTCGTCCAGGGTCTTGCCGAAGGCATCCATTTCGGCAAACGGGCCGGTCTGGACATCGAGAAGGTTATCGAGGTGATTTCCAAGGGCGCCGCCGGCTCCTGGCAGATGGAAAACCGGCACAAGACGATGAACGCAGGCCAATATGATTTCGGCTTCGCCGTCGATTGGATGCGCAAGGACCTCGGCATCGTCCTGACCGAAGCCCGCAGCAACGGCGCAAAACTGCCGGTTACGGCACTCGTCGATCAGTTCTACGCCGATGTGCAGGACATGGGCGGCAAGCGCTGGGATACGTCGTCGCTTCTGGCGCGGCTGGAAAGCAAATAG